The nucleotide sequence TGGAGTCCTGTGGTGATAGTAAAATACTTGATTTTCATTGATTTTGAGGCTCAAAGTCATCCTACAAGCATGTCACAGTTGTTGATTTGATTTGAATGAGAGAAGGAAATCTCACCAGAAGTGTTTATTGGCAGCCAACACTGAAGTTTCCCTGTCCTGGGAACTCAGTGGGGTTTGCTCTTGTTTTGCCTGCCATGACGAAGTCCTGACATCCCCTGTGCTTATTCCCCTGGCAGCAGGTCAAAGGGACAAGCTGCTCCATGTTCAGCTTGCACCTCTCTgagggcagctgggctgtggggtcAGCCTTGCTGTACCTGACCAGAGCCAGGGCTTTCCTCATCTGTTGTTTCGGGAGCTCTGAGCTGGAGGGCCAAGCTGGGAAAGGGAGACCTGCCTGTGTTTTGTGACAAAATGATGTATCAAGGGAAGATGAGACCAGAACAGTCTTTGGCCttggagcagcttttcccatttAAATAAATCCTCTTTTCATTGTCTCAGAGACCAACCTTGGCCTCAGTCTGGGGTTTTGGCCAGCAGTATGCAGGGGACTAAACCCTGGACCAGAGGCTTTGGGTGGCCAAGATCGTTGCACTTGGTGCTCTTGCTCCAAGGGAATGGTGGGGCCTCAGGGATTCCCCCCTTGCTGCCAGGAGCCGGACTGCTCCTCCTGGGGCAGGAGGCCACTCTCCATCGCTGTAGCATCATCTAGTGGCCAAGGGCATCTCTGGCTGCGCCGTTCTGAAGTCCTGTGAAAGCAGTCTGGGATAACACTTTGTGCCTCTCTTCTTGCAGGGGGCTATGAGCGCTTCTCCTCGGAGTATCCTGAATTCTGTGCAAAAACCAAGTCCCTGAGCAATGTGTCACCCCCCACCAGCGCTGAGCCCCTGGATTTGGGCTGCAGTTCCTGTGGGACCCCGTTTCATGACCAGGTATGTCTAGAAGCCCTAGTGCTTAGCTATTTTGACTGCCCTTCCAGCATTGCAACCTGCTCCGATGggagtctctctgctctccctcagCTGGGGCTTGTGGagcttcctttcctctcatGGGAGAGCATGGTGGTCCTCCTAATACCAGGGTGTTTGTGTGCCCCAAAGAGTGGACAAGCCCAAATCCTCTTAACCCACACCTGCCTGTTTCTGAACAGGacaaagagagggagagggagggctTGAAGTAGGTTCAGCACCCCAGGAAGGCAGCTTCTGCTCCTTCTTCTGAGGGCCCTGGATCAGGTGCCAGGTTGCTGCACAGCTCAGTGTTTCCAAGCCATCTGGATGTGTGTCCTGCCTGCCGCAGTCCTCTGGTCAACCCCAtatctgttgtttttctctgtaacAGGGTGGGCCTGTGGAAATTCTTCCCTACCTCTACCTTGGCAGCGCCTACCACGCAGCCCGGCGGGACATGCTTGATGCACTGGGCATCACAGCCCTGCTGAACGTCTCCTCAGACTGCCCCAACCACTTCGAGGGGCACTACCAGTACAAGTGTATCCCTGTGGAGGATAACCACAAAGCTGACATCAGCTCCTGGTTCATGGAGGCAATTGAGTACATTGGTGAGTGCCTGTGCAGAGATGTTGTGTCCATTGGTGGGAGGGAGGTCAGCCCCCACCTGCAGGTTTGGTGAGGGGTTGGGCCATGGTGGAAGGGTGTGGGTCTCATATCTCACCCCTGTTGCCCTCCAGACTCAGTGAAGGAGTGCTGTGGCCGGGTCCTGGtgcactgccaggctggcatCTCCCGCTCAGCCACCATCTGCTTGGCTTACCTGATGATGAAGAAGCGCGTCAAGCTAGAGGAGGCCTTTGAGTTTGTCAAGCAGCGCCGGAGCATCATCTCCCCCAACTTCAGCTTCatggggcagctgctgcagttcGAGTCGCAGGTGTTGGCCACTTCATACGCAGTGGAAGCCGTCAGCCCCTCGGGGACGCTGCGGGAGCGGGGCAAGGCCACCTCCACCCCCACCTCGCAGTTTGTCTTCAGCTTCCCCGTGTCTGTCGGTGTCCATGCCAcccccagcagcctcccctACCTGCACAGCCCCATCACCACGTCGCCCAGCTGTTAGCTCAGGGCCGAGGCCAGCCGGGCAGGTAGTGCCAGGCATGCAGGGGGCGTGGAGCCCTGTGATGTTAAGCAATAGTGCCGGACACTGCCATTCACCCTGGACTTGACATCTTTTTCGTAGAGAGATTTCTTACCTCAtcttggtttgtttgctttttattgttaTGTTTTGAAAGCACGGAAGTTTTAAAAGCCACAAACCTTGACATTGTCCAGGCtcttttggggaggaaaaaaaaatagtatacTGGGTTTCCTCAAGTGCCTGGTCTTCATGTGTTTCCATCCCTATTTTACTGTCTTGTTTTATTAcacctccccttctccccatgTTTCTGCCCCCAGCTCATCAAGGCTGACAAGGGAGCATACCCCGTTTTTATTGTGCAGCAGCCTTCCCCCTTGCAGAgaaatctctgtgtgtgtggagggTGCTGCTTACCTGAGCCAGATACACTTTGGACAAGCAGAACTGCAGGCAGGGCCTTGGGGCAAGCAGGAGTGATAGCACAGGGCTGCCTGCACTCAACCTCAGCCCTGCCAGTGGCTGGGGAGATGAGGCAGGAGCTGGTAGGCACCTGCCAAGTCACCAGCTGAGCCCATTCCAGTGGGGGAGAGCAATCTGTGTGGTTGGGAAGTGGTTCGGAGGGAGACATGTAGTCTGAAATGCCTCTTTTCTTGCCTCTGTGGATCACTGGTTTCTACAAAACTTAGGTCCAATCTCCTGTGGCTTTAGGATGAGAAAGAAGGGGTGGGGGCAGCAGTCTGGGCTGCTTTTGATTGCTCTGTTCAGGTTCCTCTCCACCGgtcccactgctgctcttcttccaaaggcagcaggatgggaCAGGGGTGGGCTATAATggaagagagaagctgcagggtGGAGGACAGGCTGGCCCAGAGGTGTCATCCATCCAGCATTTTCAAGCTTCTCCCACCTCATGACCAGcccttttcctgtgctgagtCTTGTTCACCTGTGCaacatttctgcagcttttggtCCAAGCCTTGAAAATGCCTCATCTTCAACCCACCTGGAGCCTTATTTCCCACCCTACCTCTGTCCTTCTCTCCAGTCCAATCCAACACACAAGATGCCTGTGTGGCTGATGTACATATGTatggttttgttcttcttttttttttttttctagaaattaactttttatttattgcctgagggagggagaaaacattgtttggagaaaataaaaataaaaactgttttcaacAGTTCGGCTGGAGCAAATTTGTCCTAAGACCAAGACAGAACAGCAGGTTGTGCACACATTCCATTTTCACAGAGCAActgttaaaaatgtatttattgacTTTTAAACTATTACAAGTATTGCAGATCAGACATTTAGCCAAGCACATTTATAGATCAAACTCAGTTGTTACAGAGATGTTACCTAAAGTCCACCATGTAGGTAGGCTGAGAACCTGCCCATCGTCTTCAACTTTGAGAGAGAaggtaaaagaagaaataaataaatgatatCCCAGCTCCAGGTAATTGGCAACTAAGAGAGGACACATACAGGGCTAGTTATGAAAACAAGTTACACAAAAGAAAGGTCTAGAAATTCAACCCCCAGCTACATTGCCATCAGGGTTGCCAGAGAAAGCAATTAGGAATGACAAAGCACAAGCTCATGggactgcagcacagaaaatccCCATTTCAATTTCCAAAGCTGAAGCAAGTTCTGCAGATGTTAAGAAAGTGTCAAAATTATCTTAATAACAGAGACTCTAATAATCGAAATTAGTAATTAATGGGACCACCACTGGAACTTGCCACCAACAGGTTCAGCAAGACTGTTACATCAAAAACAGTCAGATAATGTGACTTGACAGGCATATGTGTCAGTGTAACGGAAATGCATCTGCTTCCCATGTCCCCTACAGATTCCCAGGCTCATTCACCTTGCTTCAGAGATTTTAACACACGTACAGTGTTCCCCAGTCCCCTGGGTTTTACATCTACT is from Corvus moneduloides isolate bCorMon1 chromosome 5, bCorMon1.pri, whole genome shotgun sequence and encodes:
- the DUSP4 gene encoding dual specificity protein phosphatase 4, translating into MVATEGLREMEGSALRRLVCRDEAGPGGAARCLVLDCRPFLAHSAGHIRGALNVRCNTIVRRRAKGAVSLEQILPAEGEVRARLRAGLYAAVVVYDERSPRAEALREDSTVALVVRALRRDTARADIRLLAGGYERFSSEYPEFCAKTKSLSNVSPPTSAEPLDLGCSSCGTPFHDQGGPVEILPYLYLGSAYHAARRDMLDALGITALLNVSSDCPNHFEGHYQYKCIPVEDNHKADISSWFMEAIEYIDSVKECCGRVLVHCQAGISRSATICLAYLMMKKRVKLEEAFEFVKQRRSIISPNFSFMGQLLQFESQVLATSYAVEAVSPSGTLRERGKATSTPTSQFVFSFPVSVGVHATPSSLPYLHSPITTSPSC